A single region of the Streptococcus sanguinis genome encodes:
- a CDS encoding C39 family peptidase: MDATGCVTTTLAMVISGITGTEVLPTTVADYLYNNTNEFNKDGFGTSSRGIVRAAQHWDLTTKTLFTASAVKEALSQGHHVLGAVGTSIFAHYPVTHELVLKGYDNGKTYVRDPYNAANNGWYPVDYLFGVKSVDPTDNTEGSPFIAIKG, translated from the coding sequence ATGGATGCGACAGGATGTGTGACGACAACGCTAGCCATGGTTATTTCTGGGATTACTGGGACAGAAGTGCTTCCGACAACTGTTGCGGATTACCTATACAATAATACCAATGAATTTAATAAAGATGGATTTGGCACCAGCAGCCGTGGTATTGTCCGAGCTGCCCAGCACTGGGATCTGACGACTAAGACCCTGTTTACAGCTTCTGCAGTCAAAGAAGCGCTTTCGCAGGGGCATCATGTCCTAGGTGCCGTTGGTACTAGCATCTTTGCCCATTATCCAGTAACTCATGAGCTGGTTCTTAAAGGCTATGACAATGGAAAAACCTATGTCCGTGACCCTTATAATGCAGCTAATAATGGCTGGTATCCAGTAGACTATCTCTTTGGAGTCAAGAGTGTAGATCCGACGGATAATACTGAGGGCTCTCCCTTCATTGCCATCAAAGGATAA
- a CDS encoding metal-dependent transcriptional regulator, giving the protein MTPNKEDYLKCIYEIGSRHKKITNKEIAQLMQVSPPAVTEMMKKMLAEELLVKDKKAGYLLTDLGLRLVSDLYRKHRLIEVFLVNHLGYSTDEIHEEAEVLEHTVSERFVERLDAMLQYPKTCPHGGTIPAKGELLDEENQLTLEEASAPGDYIIKRVHDDFDLLKYLEKYNLQIGQTITFIQYDSFAQAYLLKTETQEIQINPMIAQQIYVEKL; this is encoded by the coding sequence ATGACCCCAAATAAAGAAGACTATCTCAAGTGTATCTATGAGATTGGCAGCCGCCACAAAAAAATCACCAATAAAGAAATCGCCCAGCTCATGCAGGTTTCACCTCCAGCTGTGACGGAAATGATGAAAAAAATGCTGGCGGAAGAACTTCTGGTCAAGGATAAAAAAGCCGGCTACCTGCTGACTGATTTGGGGCTAAGGCTAGTTTCTGACCTCTACCGTAAGCACCGACTGATTGAAGTCTTTCTGGTCAACCATCTCGGCTACTCGACTGATGAAATCCATGAGGAAGCCGAAGTCCTAGAGCACACTGTTTCTGAGCGTTTCGTTGAGCGTCTGGATGCCATGCTCCAGTACCCCAAGACCTGTCCTCACGGAGGCACCATCCCAGCCAAGGGAGAGCTTCTGGACGAAGAAAACCAACTGACTCTGGAAGAGGCTTCTGCCCCTGGTGACTATATCATCAAACGCGTACACGACGACTTTGACTTGCTCAAATACTTGGAAAAATATAACCTGCAAATCGGCCAAACCATCACCTTCATCCAATACGATTCTTTCGCTCAGGCTTATCTCCTCAAGACAGAAACCCAAGAAATCCAAATCAATCCTATGATTGCCCAGCAGATTTATGTGGAAAAACTATAA
- a CDS encoding MarR family winged helix-turn-helix transcriptional regulator, with the protein MEKSQFNSIYKDEYKKSTGLLFIRAYHKWHGLIKNKLRTIDLTHPQFVVLTTLAALLRQQEWVSQTHIAQFSDMDVMTVSQIIRLLVKKELIMREVHPKDSRANIILLTDTGLQKVNQALPLVEGIDQAFFGKLENNTETLNQLLIKLEAEND; encoded by the coding sequence ATGGAAAAATCGCAGTTTAACTCCATCTACAAAGATGAATACAAAAAATCAACCGGTCTGCTCTTTATCCGTGCCTACCACAAGTGGCATGGGCTGATAAAAAACAAACTGAGAACGATTGATTTGACCCATCCTCAGTTTGTCGTTCTGACCACTCTTGCTGCACTCCTGCGTCAGCAAGAATGGGTGAGTCAGACCCATATTGCACAATTTTCTGACATGGATGTTATGACCGTATCCCAAATCATCCGCCTCTTGGTCAAGAAAGAATTGATAATGCGGGAAGTCCATCCCAAGGACAGCCGTGCCAACATCATACTTCTAACGGATACGGGGCTGCAAAAGGTCAACCAAGCCCTCCCTCTAGTAGAGGGCATTGATCAGGCGTTCTTTGGAAAATTAGAAAATAATACAGAAACATTAAACCAACTCTTAATCAAACTGGAGGCAGAAAATGACTAG
- a CDS encoding EVE domain-containing protein has product MTRFWIGVVSKEHVLRGVEGGFCQVCHGKKAPLNRMKKGDYLLYYSPKYQLNGQEKLQAFTAVGKILDDTAYQVEMFEGFVPFRRDVSYYQPVKDCPIEQVRQHPQWRQYASQIRYGHFEVSKDFFLYVFEQMKLASHANQ; this is encoded by the coding sequence ATGACTAGATTTTGGATTGGTGTCGTATCAAAAGAACATGTACTAAGAGGTGTAGAAGGTGGATTTTGCCAAGTCTGCCATGGTAAGAAAGCACCGCTGAACCGAATGAAAAAGGGGGACTATCTTCTGTACTACAGCCCCAAGTATCAGCTGAATGGTCAGGAAAAGCTGCAGGCCTTTACAGCAGTTGGCAAGATTCTAGATGACACTGCCTACCAAGTAGAGATGTTTGAAGGCTTTGTCCCATTTCGGCGAGATGTCAGCTACTACCAGCCTGTCAAAGACTGCCCCATTGAGCAAGTCCGACAACATCCTCAGTGGCGCCAATATGCTTCTCAGATAAGATACGGACATTTCGAAGTTTCGAAAGACTTTTTCCTTTATGTTTTTGAGCAAATGAAACTGGCCAGCCATGCAAATCAGTAA
- a CDS encoding CPBP family intramembrane glutamic endopeptidase, protein MENLVQQMLNALIQIALFAFLPFVWWLISARRKSPFLEWLGLKPLKDAGSRKIWLWILLGSLSFLLLSFLLVYPAVKNLDTATSNFSGLGFQALPAVLIYGIFQTSLSEELLFRGFLLKRLASRLSFVVANTIQAALFGLLHGLMSITVLSWQQTLLIILCTGGIAAYMGFVNEKKSDGSILASWIIHALVNVITGSLFAFMLI, encoded by the coding sequence ATGGAAAATCTAGTTCAACAGATGCTGAATGCTCTGATTCAAATTGCTTTGTTTGCTTTTCTTCCTTTTGTTTGGTGGTTGATAAGTGCTAGAAGAAAAAGTCCATTTTTAGAATGGCTTGGCTTAAAACCACTAAAAGATGCTGGCAGCCGAAAGATCTGGCTGTGGATTTTGTTGGGTTCGCTATCTTTCTTGCTTCTTTCATTTTTGCTAGTATATCCTGCTGTAAAAAATCTGGATACAGCGACTTCGAATTTCTCAGGCCTAGGCTTCCAAGCCTTGCCAGCTGTTCTGATTTATGGTATTTTTCAAACTTCTCTGTCGGAAGAACTGCTATTCAGAGGTTTTCTTTTAAAGAGATTGGCTAGTCGCTTATCCTTTGTGGTAGCCAACACCATACAAGCTGCTCTTTTTGGTCTGCTCCATGGCTTAATGTCTATAACAGTGCTCTCTTGGCAGCAAACCCTGCTCATCATTTTGTGTACGGGTGGCATCGCGGCTTATATGGGCTTTGTCAATGAAAAGAAATCCGATGGCTCCATTTTAGCTAGCTGGATTATACATGCTTTAGTAAATGTGATTACGGGTAGTTTATTTGCTTTTATGCTGATTTGA
- a CDS encoding DUF4037 domain-containing protein, translated as MPQQLFKEFAQLDQVEAIVLGGSRAGQHFDKDSDYDVYIYLTDSIAPLTRRDILSKYCSYMEIGNQFWELEDDCVLKSKIEIELIYRTLDSFDKDLQTVVLDHQAQNAYTTCMWHNLLHSKIIYDRNGRYEALQNKYRRPYPAELKKNIIKKQLLLLDQAMPAFSKQIEKALKRQDLLSINHRSSEFFASYFDLLFALNEQTHPGEKRMLEFAKTNCLLLPQHFEEHIQTYFQKLYTEPAEAIKLINQLVTTIKEIIPQEMIDGF; from the coding sequence ATGCCACAACAACTTTTTAAAGAATTTGCCCAGCTAGATCAAGTGGAAGCTATTGTTCTCGGTGGCTCTCGTGCTGGACAGCATTTTGACAAAGACTCAGACTATGATGTTTATATCTACTTGACAGATTCCATTGCTCCCCTGACTCGACGCGATATCCTCAGCAAGTACTGCTCTTACATGGAAATCGGCAATCAGTTTTGGGAACTAGAGGATGACTGTGTGCTAAAGAGCAAGATCGAAATTGAGCTCATTTACCGTACACTGGATAGCTTTGATAAAGACCTCCAGACTGTAGTCCTAGACCACCAAGCCCAGAATGCCTATACCACCTGTATGTGGCACAATCTGCTTCACAGTAAAATCATCTACGACCGAAATGGTCGCTATGAGGCACTTCAGAACAAGTACAGACGACCTTATCCAGCTGAGCTGAAAAAGAATATTATCAAGAAGCAGCTCCTCTTACTCGATCAAGCCATGCCAGCTTTCTCCAAACAAATAGAAAAAGCGCTCAAGCGTCAGGATCTGCTCAGCATCAATCACCGCAGCAGTGAATTTTTTGCTTCCTATTTTGACTTGCTCTTCGCCCTAAACGAACAGACTCACCCTGGAGAAAAGAGAATGCTGGAGTTTGCAAAAACCAACTGCCTACTATTACCTCAGCATTTCGAAGAACATATACAGACCTATTTTCAAAAACTCTACACTGAGCCCGCTGAAGCCATAAAGCTTATCAATCAGCTAGTGACGACCATCAAAGAAATCATTCCTCAAGAAATGATTGATGGTTTTTAG
- the dtd gene encoding D-aminoacyl-tRNA deacylase — MKIVIQRVKRAQVSIDQQLRSSIGQGLLLLVGVGPDDSQEDMDYAVRKIVNMRIFSDAEGKMNLSIKDIGGEVLSISQFTLHADTKKGNRPAFVKAAPPEMASNFYDAFNLALQQEVPTRTGIFGADMQVELVNDGPVTIILDTKNR, encoded by the coding sequence ATGAAAATAGTGATTCAGCGCGTGAAACGTGCTCAGGTCAGCATTGACCAGCAGCTGCGCAGCAGTATTGGACAAGGTCTCCTGCTCCTAGTAGGCGTAGGGCCTGACGATAGTCAAGAGGATATGGATTATGCAGTCAGGAAGATTGTCAATATGCGGATTTTTTCCGATGCTGAGGGCAAGATGAACTTGTCTATCAAGGACATTGGCGGAGAAGTTTTGTCGATTTCTCAATTCACTCTGCATGCAGATACCAAAAAGGGTAATCGGCCAGCCTTTGTCAAGGCTGCTCCGCCAGAGATGGCTAGTAATTTTTATGATGCCTTTAATCTTGCCTTGCAGCAGGAGGTGCCAACTCGGACGGGGATTTTTGGGGCAGACATGCAGGTAGAACTAGTTAATGATGGTCCAGTAACCATTATCTTGGATACGAAGAATCGCTGA
- a CDS encoding RelA/SpoT family protein, whose product MPKEVNLTGDQVLALTRKYLAAEDVVFIQKALIYAIDCHSGQFRRSGEPYIVHPIQVAGILATLKLDAVTVACGFLHDVVEDTRATLDDLEREFGTDVRVIVDGVTKLGKVKYKSHEEQLAENHRKMLMAMSEDIRVILVKLADRLHNMRTLKHLRKDKQERISRETMEIYAPLAHRLGISSVKWELEDLSFRYLNEVEFYKISHMMKEKRREREELVEEVVQKIETYAGERNLHGKIYGRPKHIYSIYRKMQDKKKRFDEIYDLIAIRCILDTQSDVYAMLGYIHELWRPMPGRFKDYIANRKANGYQSIHTTVYGPKGPIEFQIRTKEMHEVAEYGVAAHWAYKKGVKGQVDSKESAIGMNWIKELMELQDQSNNAKDFVDSVKESYLAEEIYVFTPDGAVRSLPKDSGPIDFAYEIHTKVGEKATGAKVNGRMVPLTTKLRTGDQVEIITNANSFGPSRDWLNIVKTSKARNKIRQFFKNQDKELSISKGRELLQAQFQEHGYVANKYMDKKHMEEVLQKTSYKTEEALFAAIGFGEIGAISIFNRLTEKERREEERAKARAEAEELVKGGEVKVENKKDTLKVKHEGGVVIQGASGLLIRIAKCCNPVPGDDIVGYITKGRGVAIHRQDCMNLKAQENYEQRLIDVEWEDNNTTKEYTAHIDIYGLNRSGLLNDVLQVLSNTTKNISTVNAQPTKDMKFANIHVSFGIANLSMLTTVVDKIKSVPEVYSVKRTNG is encoded by the coding sequence ATGCCAAAAGAAGTGAATTTGACGGGCGATCAGGTATTGGCCCTTACTAGAAAATATCTGGCTGCGGAGGATGTGGTCTTTATACAGAAAGCTTTGATCTATGCGATTGACTGTCACAGTGGGCAGTTTCGGAGGTCAGGTGAGCCTTATATTGTGCATCCTATTCAGGTGGCAGGGATTTTGGCCACGCTCAAGCTAGATGCGGTAACGGTCGCCTGCGGCTTCCTGCATGATGTGGTCGAGGATACCCGTGCGACGCTGGATGATTTGGAAAGAGAGTTTGGGACGGATGTACGCGTGATCGTAGATGGGGTTACCAAGCTGGGTAAGGTCAAGTACAAATCCCACGAGGAGCAGCTGGCAGAAAATCACCGTAAGATGCTGATGGCCATGTCGGAGGATATCCGGGTTATTTTGGTCAAGCTGGCAGACCGTCTCCACAATATGCGGACGCTCAAGCATCTGCGCAAGGATAAGCAGGAGCGGATTTCCCGAGAAACAATGGAAATCTACGCCCCCTTGGCTCACCGCCTGGGGATTTCCAGTGTCAAGTGGGAGCTGGAAGATTTGTCCTTCCGTTATCTCAATGAAGTGGAATTTTACAAAATTTCCCACATGATGAAGGAGAAGCGTCGGGAGCGTGAAGAACTGGTAGAAGAGGTGGTTCAGAAGATTGAGACCTATGCTGGCGAGCGCAATCTGCACGGCAAGATTTATGGCCGGCCCAAGCATATCTACTCGATCTATCGCAAGATGCAGGACAAGAAGAAGCGTTTTGATGAGATTTATGATCTGATCGCCATTCGCTGTATCTTGGATACTCAAAGTGATGTTTATGCTATGCTGGGCTACATTCATGAGCTTTGGCGGCCGATGCCGGGGCGGTTCAAGGATTATATTGCTAACCGCAAGGCCAATGGCTACCAGTCTATCCATACGACCGTTTATGGACCCAAAGGTCCGATTGAGTTTCAGATTCGGACCAAGGAAATGCATGAGGTCGCTGAGTATGGGGTTGCAGCCCACTGGGCTTACAAGAAAGGTGTCAAGGGTCAGGTAGACAGCAAAGAATCAGCCATCGGGATGAACTGGATCAAGGAGCTGATGGAGCTGCAAGACCAGTCTAACAATGCCAAGGATTTCGTTGACTCGGTCAAGGAGAGCTATCTAGCTGAGGAAATCTACGTCTTCACACCGGATGGAGCAGTGCGTTCTCTGCCTAAGGACTCGGGTCCCATTGACTTTGCCTATGAGATCCATACTAAGGTCGGTGAGAAAGCCACAGGAGCCAAGGTCAATGGCCGCATGGTTCCTCTGACAACCAAGCTCAGGACAGGTGATCAGGTGGAAATCATCACCAACGCTAACTCCTTCGGACCGAGCCGCGACTGGCTCAATATTGTCAAGACCAGCAAGGCCAGAAATAAAATCCGTCAGTTCTTTAAAAATCAAGACAAGGAGCTGTCTATCTCCAAAGGGCGGGAGCTCTTGCAGGCTCAATTCCAGGAGCATGGCTATGTAGCTAATAAGTACATGGACAAGAAGCACATGGAAGAAGTGCTGCAGAAGACAAGTTATAAGACTGAAGAGGCGCTTTTTGCGGCGATTGGCTTCGGTGAGATTGGTGCCATTAGTATTTTCAACCGTTTGACAGAAAAAGAGCGTCGTGAGGAAGAGCGGGCCAAGGCCAGAGCAGAAGCGGAGGAATTGGTCAAGGGCGGCGAAGTCAAGGTCGAAAACAAAAAAGACACTCTCAAGGTTAAGCACGAAGGTGGTGTAGTCATTCAGGGGGCGTCTGGTCTCCTCATCCGGATTGCCAAGTGCTGTAATCCTGTACCGGGTGATGATATTGTCGGCTATATTACCAAAGGGCGCGGTGTAGCCATTCACCGGCAGGACTGCATGAATCTCAAGGCCCAGGAAAATTACGAGCAGCGGCTGATTGATGTGGAATGGGAAGACAACAATACGACCAAAGAGTACACGGCTCACATTGATATTTACGGTCTCAACCGGTCTGGCCTCCTCAACGATGTGTTGCAGGTTCTGTCTAATACCACCAAAAACATTTCAACAGTTAATGCTCAACCGACCAAGGATATGAAATTTGCTAATATCCACGTTTCTTTTGGTATTGCTAATCTGTCCATGCTGACGACGGTGGTGGATAAGATCAAGAGCGTGCCAGAAGTCTACTCGGTCAAGCGGACCAATGGTTGA
- the esaA gene encoding type VII secretion protein EsaA — protein sequence MGIKKGKNHLLRKVLAILCIVITAGLLIYMGQSDSLSFVLGTKEKTHLRIGIVNQDEGEQLNSAQYNFGDDFTKLLAKDERKKASWKVMSRDQAESQYKDNSLEAIIYIPKDFSHNILQLSSFNPEKAKITYKVKDSVKKEQSLEMAQQVGDYVNSLNQKTIRLYFTSVINNLDDAKLQMNTIVGDESDIYDSLSTSIVQPADRSIKSIDSIPSIAESVQSSNRSFEQATSNFKTSTSDLLKRNAESLMGQTDPILKYKQVQSQVANHNAQVAGNSVKNQYDKDNKLYLDLYKNSISYLHLFGNTEAPTEPNEPDSYLLRLAKHIESYNDKINHSQEQIEQSQKELESIKNSLEGSRDQISQNYFNGVQVDTSSLGEDKDAILKAVSDGVDKDNVRQALAKQVVNTLSDSDELPGDYTNYVNSTIASISVNSGDYATLFNKLKEFGALTDDQIASYYAKLNLLASYASVKGATTGSMPGYTFITVANDSLPSTDAKTVTMEHVYPEMTSEGNGGNKYTATTIRVTNIQVQGAQGATVVPSVDSISEPTSLQLQIQLSPNYGLNTVAFELEIGSERIPLQYSFFYDNNKGNDALIKTDLSNIFEQLSRIDTAAATIKNLYGSPSSSYDIDIANPASNSVAKMYGNISPSSVADKLQPEDVDQYRQSGIELYVKLSAEINRLQKNTASLPQLTKEELPNDYFAAIVGELSDWHQQAVDDLNKQYEEWKKNSPELLEVSPTSSSDSLSNNRLYTTDDSSNGLLDIVTKLASSTRNTSDTIASNGNAIGSMDTQFNTLAEQAKRVQGEVKEVHQQTESLIKNQAKNIEDSTDFNKNFQGVLSNARSNGTDNQAVLNFLSNPVVTEKTSQSGVLSNTPIWVYLLVILLLTNIATGLTIREYAHRKKEKTVEKEEEEQFE from the coding sequence ATGGGTATAAAAAAAGGAAAAAATCACTTGCTTAGGAAAGTCTTGGCTATTTTATGTATAGTAATTACTGCAGGACTTCTTATCTATATGGGACAGTCAGATAGCCTTTCTTTTGTTCTAGGGACTAAAGAGAAGACGCATCTTCGTATTGGGATTGTAAATCAAGACGAAGGCGAACAGTTAAATAGCGCTCAATATAATTTTGGAGATGATTTTACAAAATTACTAGCGAAAGATGAGAGAAAAAAGGCAAGTTGGAAAGTCATGTCTAGGGATCAGGCGGAGAGTCAGTACAAAGACAATTCCCTTGAAGCTATCATTTACATTCCTAAAGATTTTTCACACAATATATTGCAGTTATCTAGTTTTAATCCTGAAAAGGCTAAAATTACATATAAAGTAAAAGATTCTGTAAAAAAAGAACAGTCGCTTGAGATGGCTCAGCAGGTTGGAGATTATGTTAATAGCTTGAATCAGAAAACAATTCGCCTGTACTTTACAAGTGTCATTAATAACCTTGATGATGCAAAACTTCAGATGAATACAATCGTTGGTGATGAGTCGGATATCTACGATTCTTTGTCTACTTCAATTGTTCAACCCGCTGATAGGAGTATCAAATCAATAGATTCGATCCCTTCAATTGCAGAGAGTGTTCAGTCCTCTAATAGATCATTTGAGCAAGCAACATCAAATTTCAAAACTTCAACTTCTGATTTATTAAAAAGAAATGCTGAATCTTTAATGGGTCAAACAGATCCAATTTTAAAGTATAAGCAAGTTCAATCACAAGTTGCTAACCATAATGCTCAGGTGGCAGGAAACTCCGTTAAGAATCAATATGATAAAGATAACAAATTATATCTTGACCTTTATAAAAATTCAATAAGTTATTTACATCTTTTTGGGAATACAGAAGCACCTACTGAGCCAAATGAACCAGATTCTTATTTGCTTCGTTTAGCTAAGCACATAGAAAGTTATAATGATAAAATAAATCATTCTCAAGAGCAGATTGAGCAATCTCAAAAGGAACTGGAGTCTATTAAAAACTCACTTGAGGGTTCTCGTGACCAAATTTCTCAGAATTATTTTAACGGGGTGCAGGTTGATACAAGTTCTTTGGGAGAAGATAAAGATGCGATTTTAAAAGCTGTTAGTGATGGTGTGGATAAAGATAATGTGAGGCAGGCGCTGGCCAAACAGGTTGTTAATACTTTATCAGATTCAGATGAGTTGCCTGGAGATTATACTAATTATGTAAATAGTACAATTGCTTCTATTAGTGTTAATTCTGGGGATTACGCGACCTTATTTAATAAACTAAAAGAGTTTGGGGCTTTAACAGATGACCAAATTGCTTCTTATTATGCAAAATTAAACTTGTTAGCTAGCTATGCTAGTGTTAAAGGTGCTACTACTGGCTCAATGCCAGGCTATACTTTTATAACGGTAGCCAATGATTCTTTGCCGTCAACAGATGCAAAAACAGTTACAATGGAGCATGTTTACCCTGAGATGACTTCTGAAGGAAATGGGGGTAATAAATATACTGCAACTACTATCCGTGTGACGAATATACAGGTTCAAGGGGCTCAGGGAGCTACGGTAGTTCCAAGTGTTGATAGTATTTCTGAACCTACTAGTCTCCAACTGCAAATTCAGCTTTCTCCTAATTATGGTCTCAATACGGTTGCATTTGAGCTTGAGATTGGTAGTGAGAGAATACCTTTACAATACAGTTTCTTTTATGATAACAATAAGGGAAATGATGCATTAATTAAGACAGATTTGTCTAATATTTTTGAACAACTATCTAGAATTGATACCGCGGCAGCTACGATTAAGAACCTATATGGAAGCCCATCTTCGTCCTACGATATTGATATTGCTAATCCAGCAAGTAACTCAGTTGCAAAGATGTATGGGAATATTTCGCCATCGTCTGTAGCGGATAAACTACAACCAGAAGATGTGGACCAATATCGACAGTCAGGGATTGAATTATATGTTAAGTTAAGTGCAGAGATAAATCGACTTCAGAAAAATACTGCTTCTCTTCCACAACTGACAAAAGAAGAATTACCGAATGATTATTTTGCTGCAATTGTTGGAGAACTATCTGATTGGCATCAACAAGCTGTTGACGATCTAAATAAACAATATGAAGAGTGGAAGAAAAATAGTCCAGAACTTCTGGAAGTTTCTCCAACAAGTTCTAGTGATAGTTTATCTAATAATAGACTTTATACAACTGATGATAGTAGTAATGGCCTGCTAGATATTGTTACAAAGCTTGCATCTAGTACTCGAAATACATCTGATACAATCGCCTCTAATGGAAATGCAATCGGATCTATGGATACGCAATTTAACACTTTAGCAGAGCAAGCTAAAAGGGTCCAAGGAGAAGTGAAGGAAGTTCACCAACAAACAGAGTCGCTTATTAAGAATCAGGCCAAAAATATTGAAGATAGTACTGATTTTAATAAGAACTTTCAAGGAGTATTATCGAATGCTCGTTCAAACGGAACGGATAACCAAGCTGTTTTGAATTTCTTATCCAATCCTGTTGTAACTGAAAAAACAAGCCAATCTGGTGTTTTATCAAATACTCCAATATGGGTTTACTTACTCGTAATCTTACTTTTAACCAACATTGCTACGGGTCTGACAATTAGAGAGTATGCTCATAGAAAGAAAGAGAAGACGGTTGAAAAAGAAGAAGAGGAACAATTTGAATAG